The following proteins are encoded in a genomic region of Neisseria perflava:
- the rpsG gene encoding 30S ribosomal protein S7, whose product MPRRREVPKRDVLPDPKFGSVELTKFMNVLMIDGKKSVAERIVYGALEQIEKKTGKVAIEVFNEAIANAKPIVEVKSRRVGGANYQVPVEVRPSRRLALAMRWVRDAARKRGEKSMDLRLAGELIDAAEGRGGALKKREEVHRMAEANKAFSHFRF is encoded by the coding sequence ATGCCAAGACGTAGAGAAGTCCCTAAGCGCGACGTACTGCCAGATCCTAAATTTGGCAGCGTTGAGCTGACTAAATTCATGAACGTATTGATGATTGACGGTAAAAAATCTGTTGCAGAACGTATCGTTTACGGTGCGCTGGAACAAATTGAGAAAAAAACCGGCAAAGTAGCAATCGAAGTATTTAACGAAGCCATTGCAAACGCCAAGCCTATCGTGGAAGTGAAAAGCCGCCGTGTAGGTGGTGCAAACTACCAAGTTCCTGTTGAAGTTCGTCCTTCACGTCGTCTGGCCTTGGCAATGCGCTGGGTTCGCGATGCGGCCCGTAAACGTGGTGAGAAATCTATGGACCTGCGTTTGGCAGGCGAATTGATTGATGCGGCTGAAGGTCGTGGCGGTGCGTTGAAAAAACGTGAAGAAGTACACCGCATGGCTGAAGCTAACAAAGCATTCT